A single region of the Musa acuminata AAA Group cultivar baxijiao chromosome BXJ1-11, Cavendish_Baxijiao_AAA, whole genome shotgun sequence genome encodes:
- the LOC135585192 gene encoding uncharacterized protein LOC135585192, which yields MDLTPFKLDADELLDEFTEGNYTTLADMKRVWMAKKFSYIYEAKPTSNEAFFMQSLYSYSIRALLRRLGGLYCLYCLYETQPYKPAFKIYYLFKLLIRWISRMQNTL from the exons ATGGACCTCACTCCTTTCAAGTTGGATGCTGATGAACTTCTAGATGAGTTCACCGAG GGTAACTATACCACACTGGCAGATATGAAGAGGGTGTGGATGGCCAAGAAGTTCtcttatatttatgaggctaaacCTACTTCTAATGAAGCCTTCTTTATGCAGTCACTTTACTCCTATTCTATTC GTGCATTGTTAAGGAGATTGGGTGGTCTCTATTGCCTTTACTGCCTCTATGAGACTCAACCATATAAACCTGCCTTCAAAATTTATTATCTCTTT AAGCTACTGATACGATGGATATCGAGGATGCAAAACACATTATAG
- the LOC103972791 gene encoding putative pentatricopeptide repeat-containing protein At3g28640: MVAEAPAHGPVPVPVPPRAWNRCMAFLRRCSSERHLRAAHALFVSGGLHRHPFALSRLILAACSLRPPALAYASLLFHRSPSPPNSFMHNALIRAHARGPDPAAALSFFRLLLRAPPASAAADHHSFPFALAACGASGSLATGAQIHALVVKNGLFSADHYVQTAVLRLYCNATDEAAKVFDEISVRDAVHYDVLMNAFIRAGLPSEAVRLFDHLLISRIEPDEFAATTALTACAHAGALNQGVRIHKLVEGKGPSFLRDTFLGSALVSMYAKCGCIKNAVDVFNAMPERNTHMWATMIGAYAMHGFSKEAMACLRRMQEEDGLRPDGIVLLGALAACVHAGLVEDGLQLLAEMEARHSVIPEHEHYSCAVDMLCRAGRLDEALHLVREMPMRPLASVWGSLLTGCRIHGNTELAEVAVAELQSFAAGDGDDEGVYVQLSNIYLNADRKEDARRIRKLIGSRGIKKTPACSAIEVDGNVSSFVAGDQVHPQRLEICLMLEVLADHMRPCSEDEL; the protein is encoded by the coding sequence ATGGTGGCGGAGGCCCCGGCGCACGGCCCCGTCCCCGTCCCCGTCCCGCCGCGCGCATGGAACCGCTGCATGGCCTTCCTCCGGCGCTGCTCCTCCGAGCGCCACCTCCGCGCCGCCCACGCCCTTTTCGTCTCCGGCGGCCTCCACCGCCACCCCTTCGCCCTCAGCCGCCTCATTCTCGCCGCCTGCTCCCTCCGCCCCCCTGCCCTCGCCTACGCCTCCCTCCTCTTCCACCGCTCCCCCTCCCCTCCCAACTCCTTCATGCACAACGCCCTCATCCGCGCCCATGCCCGCGGCCCCGACCCCGCCGCGGCCCTCTCCTtcttccgcctcctcctccgcgccccgcccgcctccgccgccgctgaCCACCACTCCTTCCCCTTCGCCCTCGCCGCCTGCGGTGCCTCTGGCTCCCTCGCCACCGGCGCCCAGATCCACGCCCTCGTCGTCAAGAACGGCCTCTTTTCCGCCGACCACTACGTCCAGACCGCCGTATTGCGGCTCTACTGCAACGCCACTGACGAGGCCGCCAAAGTATTCGACGAAATTTCCGTGCGAGACGCCGTCCACTACGACGTCCTCATGAACGCGTTCATCCGCGCCGGTCTACCCTCCGAGGCGGTGCGACTGTTCGACCATTTGCTGATCTCCCGCATCGAGCCGGACGAGTTCGCCGCCACCACCGCTCTCACGGCTTGTGCACACGCCGGTGCTCTCAATCAGGGCGTTCGAATTCACAAGCTCGTCGAGGGGAAGGGACCCTCATTCCTAAGGGACACCTTCCTGGGGTCGGCTCTCGTGAGCATGTACGCGAAGTGTGGGTGCATAAAGAATGCCGTCGACGTGTTCAACGCGATGCCTGAGAGGAATACCCACATGTGGGCCACCATGATCGGCGCGTACGCCATGCATGGATTCTCCAAGGAGGCAATGGCTTGCTTGCGGCGGATGCAGGAGGAGGATGGCCTGCGCCCGGATGGGATTGTACTGCTTGGGGCGCTCGCTGCCTGCGTTCATGCTGGCCTGGTGGAGGACGGCCTACAGCTTCTGGCCGAAATGGAGGCTCGACACTCGGTGATCCCCGAGCACGAGCACTACAGCTGCGCTGTCGATATGCTGTGCAGAGCGGGTCGGCTGGACGAGGCACTACATCTCGTACGTGAAATGCCGATGAGGCCTCTGGCATCAGTGTGGGGCTCGTTGCTCACAGGATGCAGGATACATGGGAACACGGAACTCGCCGAGGTTGCTGTTGCAGAGCTGCAGAGCTTTGCGGCTGGCGACGGAGATGATGAAGGTGTTTATGTCCAGTTGTCGAACATCTATCTCAATGCTGACAGGAAGGAGGACGCACGCAGGATTCGCAAGCTGATCGGTAGCAGAGGGATCAAGAAGACGCCTGCATGCAGCGCGATTGAGGTGGATGGGAATGTGAGCTCATTTGTGGCAGGGGATCAAGTGCACCCTCAGCGGCTGGAGATATGCCTGATGTTGGAGGTGTTGGCAGATCATATGCGCCCCTGCTCTGAGGATGAGTTATGA